CTGCTGCAAGGCATCGTTGCGCTGCTTTTCATCTTTAACCAGGTCAGCATCAAGTCGCTCCAGGAGCGTGTAAAGCCCGATCGCAAATAGACGGCTGTATTTGAAGCTGGGGTTATTGGCGATCGCCCGAAATGGCTCTGCCCAGGAGGGCGTCTCTGTCTCCTGGCTGAGTTGTGCCAAAAAATCAGTGACAGTCAACCCTGAAAGAGAGTTTAATAACTGCTCAGCGTCCTGTCGATAGCGATTAGCATCCTGCTTCATGGACTGACAAAGCGCATTAAAAATGGAAACCTTGTCAGCCTCTGGACGATAGCCTTGCATGAAGCGGTCGAACGTTGTCACAACCCCAAGCGCAAAGATCGGCTCATAGTGAAAATCGGCATTTACCAATAGCAAATGCATTTCGACCATCAACTCCTCTACAACCCGACGGTAGATTGAGTGGATGGGACGGGTGTGGGTATTGTAAAAGTCTCGCTTTGTGTCTGAAACGGTGCGAACGTCGTTCACGGGCAATTCTGAGAGCAACATACTCCCATTATTCCACAGTCTCGCCGACTAGCTAGCGATTCCTCTGGGAACACCCTCAAGAGCTTCTGCTTCTGTTTCAAAAATCTCAAACACAGAATCCATCATCGTCACCTCAAAAACCAGCCTGGCTTCGGGGTGTACGTTACAAAGACGAAAACTGCCTTTGACCTTATCCGCATCACGCATTCCAGCAACGAGCGAGGTCAACCCTGAACTGTCAATAAAATTAACCTGACCCAGGTTGACAATGACGTGGGGGCTGATCCGCGAAATGCATTCCTGTAATTTCAGGCGAAACTGCCAGGCAGTTGTGATATCTAACCGCCCAGTGGGAGTTAGCACAATGACCGTTTTGCCATCCTGGGTTGTGTGTATGGTCTGCTCCATGTAGATTCTTTAATCTCCCCTGGAAGTATCACAGGCGTTCGTAACTCTAACCTCTGCCGTTTGACAACAGCAACCAGACTAGTTGAGACGGGGGGTAAAGAGCGTGAAATTCCTAACTGAGGAACTTCCCACGTTCTTGGATTGCAATGTCTCAAGTAGCACGGCAACAGCTATAACATGCAATGTCAGAGTGATTTTGCTGTAGCTTAACTCAATTTAAGATGGGTTGCCTATGGGGCTTTCGCTCACCCTTGTTTCATCTTTACTCAAGAAAAAAGGGTAACTCCGTACAAATTCTGATCTAATTTGCAAATTAGAGTTACAACGCACTTCTGTAATGCATTCAATTAAGACGAGATGAGGTGGGATAAATTCTTTGGCTAACTCTGAACCCCTACCATCGCATTAAGTTCTTCACGGGTCATCGGTTGCTCACTCACGATGTAGACTGTGCCCTCAAAGGTGGAAAGAAGATTGAGGTAGTAAGCAATTTCACCTGCTTTAGACACCGCATATACCCTGATCCCCGTGTCATCCGCCAATTCTAATTGG
This Oscillatoria sp. FACHB-1407 DNA region includes the following protein-coding sequences:
- the psb29 gene encoding photosystem II biogenesis protein Psp29, which encodes MLLSELPVNDVRTVSDTKRDFYNTHTRPIHSIYRRVVEELMVEMHLLLVNADFHYEPIFALGVVTTFDRFMQGYRPEADKVSIFNALCQSMKQDANRYRQDAEQLLNSLSGLTVTDFLAQLSQETETPSWAEPFRAIANNPSFKYSRLFAIGLYTLLERLDADLVKDEKQRNDALQQLCTPLKLSSDKVQKDLELYRSNLDKLTQAQIVLEDMLKADRKKKEERAAAKDAMATPPNQ
- a CDS encoding STAS domain-containing protein — translated: MEQTIHTTQDGKTVIVLTPTGRLDITTAWQFRLKLQECISRISPHVIVNLGQVNFIDSSGLTSLVAGMRDADKVKGSFRLCNVHPEARLVFEVTMMDSVFEIFETEAEALEGVPRGIAS